In one Pseudothermotoga sp. genomic region, the following are encoded:
- the ruvB gene encoding Holliday junction branch migration DNA helicase RuvB, protein MKETEPLLSLRPNNLDEYVGQDEVKRKLRIALQAAKMRSEPLDHVLLAGPPGLGKTTLAHVIAKEMKKNIYVTSGPVIERGGDIAAILSSLEEGDVLFVDEIHRMNKTAEEVLYSALEDFQVDVMIGKGPTARSVRIKLKPFTLIGATTRSGLLSSPLRNRFGMIFELDFYSVDDLRLIIERACERLNIPIDKKAAELIAQRSRGTPRTALRLLKRVRDVATVRGEKRITETVVLKTMDILEIDSLGLDEIDRKILRTIIEIYDGGPVGLEALAATLNLEIDTLKEVYEPYLLRSGLLVRTPRGRIVTDVAYRHLGYGSKLRGGLFDGLVTEPSECEGKDTSSRSQSGS, encoded by the coding sequence ATGAAGGAAACTGAACCACTTCTCAGTCTGAGGCCAAACAACTTGGATGAATACGTTGGACAGGACGAGGTGAAAAGGAAGCTGAGGATAGCTTTACAAGCTGCAAAGATGCGTTCGGAGCCTTTGGATCACGTTTTGCTCGCGGGTCCTCCAGGACTCGGAAAGACAACGTTGGCACACGTGATAGCCAAAGAGATGAAGAAAAACATATACGTCACGAGTGGTCCCGTTATAGAGCGCGGGGGAGACATCGCCGCAATACTGTCGAGTTTAGAAGAAGGTGATGTGTTGTTCGTCGACGAGATTCACAGGATGAACAAAACAGCAGAAGAAGTCCTCTACTCTGCGTTGGAAGATTTCCAGGTGGATGTGATGATAGGTAAAGGACCGACGGCAAGATCCGTGAGGATCAAGCTCAAGCCCTTCACTTTGATAGGCGCAACCACTAGGAGTGGACTACTCAGTTCTCCTTTGAGGAACAGGTTTGGTATGATATTCGAACTCGATTTTTACAGCGTAGATGATCTGAGATTGATAATCGAGAGGGCCTGTGAGCGGCTCAACATACCTATCGACAAGAAAGCGGCCGAGCTCATCGCTCAGCGTTCGAGAGGAACACCACGTACCGCTCTGAGACTTTTAAAAAGAGTTAGAGATGTTGCAACCGTGCGTGGGGAAAAGAGGATAACTGAAACTGTCGTTTTGAAGACCATGGACATACTTGAGATAGATTCGCTCGGCCTCGATGAGATAGACCGAAAGATACTGCGAACGATCATTGAGATATACGATGGTGGACCGGTTGGTCTAGAGGCACTCGCGGCAACCTTGAACCTCGAGATCGACACGCTCAAAGAAGTTTACGAACCGTATCTGCTGCGTTCAGGATTGTTGGTGAGGACGCCTCGCGGTAGGATCGTCACAGATGTTGCATACCGTCACCTTGGTTATGGGAGCAAATTGAGAGGTGGTCTCTTCGATGGACTTGTTACGGAACCTTCAGAATGTGAAGGAAAAGATACATCGAGCCGCAGCCAGAGCGGGTCGTGA
- a CDS encoding YggT family protein has protein sequence MFVLSNLLYAVAKVLQLFIYVELLAVILSTILSWLTPFRYSAFRQFVDSVADLVLRPLRKLLPLVGPVDVSPMIAILVLVFLENFVVRTLFDLAVRLR, from the coding sequence ATGTTCGTGTTGTCGAACTTGTTGTACGCAGTGGCCAAAGTTTTACAGCTTTTCATATATGTTGAACTTCTCGCCGTGATCCTATCAACCATCCTGAGCTGGCTGACTCCTTTCAGATACTCAGCTTTCAGACAGTTCGTCGATAGCGTGGCAGATCTCGTGCTCAGACCGTTGCGAAAGTTATTGCCGTTAGTTGGACCAGTCGATGTATCGCCCATGATAGCCATCCTTGTGCTCGTTTTTCTTGAGAATTTTGTTGTTAGGACCCTTTTCGATTTGGCGGTGAGATTACGTTGA
- a CDS encoding RtcB family protein, with protein sequence MDVKRIDRYIFSVKGKNVDAIIFTDSETINDPEFKEALQQIVNVTHMPGIVAALAMPDIHWGYGFPIGGVGVFDAKNGVISPGGIGFDINCGVRLMLTSLSFEQVKPHLRKLVETIYEAVPVGVGASGAVKVSEKTLRRVCIEGAHWAVENGYGLKEDLERIEDSGRLSPANPEDVSSKAIERGLDELSTLGAGNHFIEIQKVEKIFDSKAAEIFGIFEDQVAISVHCGSRGFGHQIATDYIQIMRDKLAQHNKDLPDKQLINAPFDHPVGQQYFSAMNCAANYAFANRQMIGHMVRTAFLKIFPTARIWLLYDVAHNIAKVEMYNGKKLIVHRKGATRSLGPNNPLLPDVYKNTGQPVLIPGSMGSASYVLVGTKKAEEISYGSTAHGAGRMVGRRAALRSLSYDQVMRELKEKGIEVMSKGKKTLVEEAPETYKDVDRVVEIVDQVGISRKVARLVPLGVVKG encoded by the coding sequence ATGGACGTAAAGCGCATCGACAGATACATCTTCAGCGTGAAAGGAAAAAACGTGGATGCCATCATTTTCACAGATTCAGAAACCATCAACGATCCTGAATTCAAAGAAGCTCTACAGCAGATCGTGAATGTCACCCACATGCCGGGCATAGTTGCCGCACTCGCGATGCCCGACATACACTGGGGTTACGGTTTTCCTATAGGTGGTGTGGGTGTATTCGATGCAAAAAACGGCGTGATATCGCCAGGTGGAATCGGTTTCGATATAAATTGTGGTGTTCGGTTGATGCTCACATCTTTGAGTTTTGAACAAGTCAAACCGCATTTACGCAAATTGGTCGAAACGATCTATGAAGCTGTACCAGTGGGCGTCGGTGCTAGTGGAGCTGTGAAGGTCTCTGAGAAAACACTGCGTCGTGTCTGCATCGAGGGTGCCCATTGGGCCGTTGAGAACGGGTACGGGCTCAAAGAGGATCTCGAAAGAATAGAAGATTCTGGAAGACTTTCTCCAGCAAATCCTGAAGATGTTTCGTCTAAAGCCATCGAACGTGGGTTGGATGAACTCAGCACGCTCGGCGCGGGCAATCACTTCATAGAGATACAGAAAGTTGAGAAGATATTCGACTCGAAAGCCGCGGAAATCTTTGGGATTTTTGAAGATCAGGTTGCCATCTCCGTGCACTGTGGAAGCAGAGGGTTCGGTCACCAGATCGCCACGGACTACATACAAATCATGCGTGACAAGCTGGCCCAACACAACAAAGATCTACCTGACAAACAACTCATAAATGCTCCGTTCGACCATCCTGTTGGTCAGCAGTATTTCAGCGCCATGAACTGTGCTGCAAATTATGCCTTCGCTAACAGGCAGATGATAGGTCACATGGTTCGAACAGCCTTTTTGAAAATCTTTCCTACGGCTAGGATTTGGCTCCTGTACGATGTGGCACACAATATAGCGAAAGTCGAGATGTACAATGGTAAGAAATTGATCGTTCATAGAAAGGGAGCAACGAGGTCGCTCGGCCCAAACAATCCTTTGCTCCCCGATGTGTACAAAAACACAGGACAACCTGTACTCATACCTGGGAGCATGGGAAGCGCATCTTATGTACTGGTTGGGACGAAAAAGGCTGAGGAGATATCCTACGGTAGTACCGCACACGGCGCAGGAAGAATGGTAGGTCGTCGAGCAGCGTTGAGAAGTCTGAGTTACGATCAAGTCATGAGAGAGTTGAAGGAAAAAGGCATTGAAGTGATGAGCAAAGGTAAGAAAACACTCGTTGAAGAAGCTCCAGAAACCTACAAAGACGTGGACCGTGTGGTGGAAATCGTCGATCAAGTGGGTATAAGTAGAAAGGTGGCAAGGCTCGTCCCATTGGGCGTGGTTAAGGGATGA
- a CDS encoding YggS family pyridoxal phosphate-dependent enzyme, with amino-acid sequence MDLLRNLQNVKEKIHRAAARAGRDPESVKLIVVVKEASLEQVKLLSELGVTDLAENYAQQLVKKYEVAPNAVWHFIGRIQTNKIKYVVPRCEYIHSVFREQEMAEIDRMASKVNKIQKVFIEVNVAGEKSKAGVEPERIRDLLNSSQKYRAIEVVGLMTMAPFVEDAQQVRWVFRKLRELRDELSKDWPKLVHLSMGMTNDYEVAIEEGATMVRIGRAVLQGG; translated from the coding sequence ATGGACTTGTTACGGAACCTTCAGAATGTGAAGGAAAAGATACATCGAGCCGCAGCCAGAGCGGGTCGTGACCCGGAATCTGTGAAGCTGATCGTAGTTGTGAAAGAAGCTAGTTTGGAGCAGGTAAAACTTTTGAGCGAGCTTGGTGTTACAGATCTTGCCGAAAATTATGCACAGCAATTGGTGAAAAAGTATGAAGTGGCACCGAACGCTGTCTGGCACTTCATCGGAAGGATTCAAACCAACAAAATCAAATACGTTGTACCAAGGTGTGAGTACATCCATTCTGTGTTCAGAGAGCAAGAGATGGCTGAAATAGACAGGATGGCATCAAAAGTGAATAAAATTCAAAAGGTTTTCATAGAGGTCAACGTGGCGGGTGAAAAAAGTAAAGCTGGAGTTGAGCCGGAAAGAATTCGTGATTTGCTGAATTCATCACAGAAATATAGGGCAATTGAAGTCGTCGGTTTGATGACCATGGCTCCGTTCGTCGAAGATGCACAACAAGTGCGCTGGGTGTTCAGAAAACTTCGAGAGTTGAGGGATGAACTATCGAAGGATTGGCCGAAGCTCGTACATCTTTCCATGGGTATGACCAACGATTACGAGGTGGCGATCGAAGAAGGTGCCACGATGGTTCGCATCGGTAGAGCAGTGTTGCAAGGAGGTTGA
- a CDS encoding MFS transporter, whose protein sequence is MKFYLNLEGVGSTLYALLTQGAVFTGLALAFNLDEFLIGLTASFPMIAQLFQVLSPMVVEKFPRRRALVNFFNISARTPWAVLILLLAFKERNPTIFVLIFALSQIFGTLAGNAWTSLVRDLISESERGDFFGKRNVYISLASLIFFYIYSLLIDWLKDPLGYQLSIAIGMLGTFISFWSMLKVPEVQLKSSGARAEVRFVFQDKNFMKLCTFYFVWNVVIAFTSPFFSYHLLKNLHVPFSYIGMTGVLSSIVAMIFYFAWGKLSDKLGHKSIAMVGVFIVSFLPTMWFFMNNLTYRYLMIADAIVTGIGWSAINLSFLTLPMEVAQSSSTAYFATYSAFGGVGGLVGALIGGATAKLLSNVHLGPSSFPIYGLQIMFLVSGPLRAFTLRLLGRVRARRYVPLKTLIANALFLSRDNASERTNYSNIYEILKIVKKKIEEKEGDDKTWRVKRWW, encoded by the coding sequence ATGAAGTTCTACCTCAACTTGGAAGGCGTTGGATCAACACTGTATGCCCTACTGACACAGGGTGCTGTTTTCACTGGCTTGGCTCTCGCTTTCAATCTCGATGAATTTCTGATCGGTTTGACTGCATCATTTCCAATGATCGCACAGCTTTTCCAAGTCCTTTCACCGATGGTTGTAGAAAAATTTCCGCGCCGCAGGGCTTTGGTGAATTTTTTCAACATCTCAGCACGCACCCCATGGGCCGTTTTGATCCTCTTGCTAGCCTTTAAAGAAAGAAATCCCACGATTTTCGTTTTAATCTTCGCACTCTCTCAGATCTTCGGAACGCTCGCAGGTAACGCGTGGACATCGTTAGTGAGGGACCTCATCTCAGAATCGGAGAGAGGAGATTTCTTTGGTAAAAGAAACGTTTATATATCCCTGGCTTCTCTGATATTCTTCTATATCTACTCTTTACTGATAGACTGGCTAAAAGATCCTTTAGGTTATCAGTTGTCGATAGCCATTGGTATGCTAGGCACATTCATTTCCTTTTGGTCGATGCTCAAAGTTCCCGAAGTTCAACTGAAGAGCTCGGGGGCAAGGGCCGAAGTCAGGTTTGTTTTCCAAGATAAGAATTTCATGAAGCTGTGTACCTTTTACTTCGTCTGGAACGTGGTGATCGCCTTCACATCACCTTTCTTCAGTTATCATTTACTGAAAAATTTGCACGTTCCGTTCTCATACATAGGTATGACTGGTGTACTGAGCAGCATCGTTGCCATGATCTTCTACTTCGCGTGGGGCAAACTCTCCGATAAGCTCGGTCATAAGTCGATCGCGATGGTTGGTGTCTTCATAGTTAGTTTTTTGCCAACCATGTGGTTTTTCATGAACAACCTCACTTACAGATATCTGATGATAGCAGACGCGATCGTAACTGGTATTGGATGGTCAGCGATAAACCTCTCTTTTTTAACACTCCCCATGGAAGTAGCCCAAAGTTCGTCAACAGCATACTTTGCAACTTATTCCGCCTTCGGCGGTGTGGGAGGACTCGTTGGCGCTCTGATCGGCGGAGCAACTGCAAAGTTATTGTCGAACGTTCATCTTGGTCCAAGCAGTTTTCCAATATATGGACTGCAGATCATGTTTCTCGTTTCAGGTCCACTCAGGGCGTTCACGTTGAGGTTACTCGGCAGAGTTAGGGCGAGACGGTACGTTCCTTTAAAAACTCTCATCGCCAAC
- the asnS gene encoding asparagine--tRNA ligase — translation MKWVYVEELKKHIGETVELRGWVWNIRSSGKIHFIQFRDGTGFVQVIVESSTVPSDVFESAGKLRIESSVVVRGTVKEDKRSPFGVEILATDVLPVQIPEEPYPISKKDHGIDFLMSYRHLWLRSRRQFHILRVRDAIIWAIRKFYKERNFVLIDTPIFTGSIGETAGNLFELDYFDYGKVYLTQTGQLYLEAACLAFGKVYNLGPTFRAEKSKTRRHLIEFWMHEAEVAYYEHEDNLRLQEELVSHVVKYVLENASEHLLALGRDVSKLEKVTPPFERITYDEAIKFLQSKGVDIQWGDDFGGDEETMIASQFEKPVFVTHYPRKAKAFYMQPDPNRPEVVLCADLLAPEGYGEIIGGSQRIHDYDLLVERLQEFNLPIEKYQWYLDLRKWGSVPHSGFGLGIERTVAWICGLEHIREAIPFARTLYRVYP, via the coding sequence GTGAAGTGGGTCTATGTGGAAGAATTGAAAAAGCATATCGGTGAGACCGTCGAGTTGCGCGGTTGGGTGTGGAACATACGTTCCAGCGGAAAGATTCATTTTATTCAGTTCAGGGATGGTACAGGTTTTGTGCAAGTCATCGTTGAAAGTTCAACTGTGCCAAGCGATGTGTTCGAAAGTGCCGGCAAGCTTCGGATAGAATCTAGCGTCGTCGTGAGAGGAACGGTGAAAGAGGACAAAAGATCTCCCTTCGGTGTGGAAATACTCGCAACCGATGTTTTGCCAGTCCAGATACCTGAAGAACCTTACCCCATATCCAAGAAGGATCACGGCATAGACTTTCTCATGAGCTATAGGCACCTGTGGTTGCGATCTAGAAGACAATTTCATATTCTTCGCGTTCGTGATGCGATCATATGGGCGATAAGGAAGTTTTACAAAGAGAGAAACTTCGTCCTCATAGATACACCCATTTTCACAGGTTCAATAGGTGAGACGGCGGGAAATCTGTTCGAGTTGGACTACTTCGACTACGGTAAGGTCTATTTGACTCAAACTGGCCAGCTCTACTTGGAAGCGGCGTGCCTAGCCTTTGGTAAGGTTTATAACCTAGGTCCGACTTTCCGAGCCGAGAAATCAAAAACGAGGAGGCACTTGATAGAATTCTGGATGCACGAAGCGGAAGTAGCTTATTACGAGCATGAGGACAATTTGAGGTTGCAGGAAGAGTTGGTGTCTCACGTGGTGAAATACGTTCTCGAGAATGCCTCTGAGCATTTGCTGGCTCTGGGAAGAGATGTTTCCAAACTGGAGAAAGTGACACCACCTTTTGAGAGAATAACCTACGATGAGGCGATCAAGTTTCTACAGTCCAAGGGCGTTGATATCCAATGGGGAGACGACTTCGGTGGCGATGAGGAAACAATGATAGCTTCTCAATTTGAAAAGCCCGTGTTCGTCACGCATTATCCTAGGAAAGCAAAAGCGTTTTACATGCAGCCTGATCCCAACAGGCCAGAGGTGGTCTTGTGCGCGGATTTACTCGCACCGGAAGGTTATGGGGAAATCATTGGAGGTTCTCAAAGAATACATGATTACGATCTGTTGGTTGAGAGACTCCAAGAATTCAATTTGCCGATCGAGAAGTACCAATGGTACCTTGATCTGAGAAAGTGGGGAAGCGTTCCCCACAGTGGTTTTGGTCTTGGAATTGAACGTACGGTAGCGTGGATCTGTGGTTTGGAGCACATAAGGGAGGCTATCCCGTTCGCAAGAACGCTCTATAGGGTGTATCCGTGA